A single genomic interval of Ignavibacteriales bacterium harbors:
- a CDS encoding T9SS type A sorting domain-containing protein, with protein sequence MKNFCFLLLSLLISQVIYPQENLNQSLTDTTKPTQYRRGIELSENYISYEDKYFGKNLSEEKRSKFPLQSTGVWTELNPKIPRVDYLGIHFVNKDTGWACGNLGALIKTTDGGQTWATKETNTTNPILKVRSYDGQVVLASGFGGIILRSTDGGETFTQILSTVTGDFWGLRMLNDTLGWACGTSNSLIKTTDGGQTWQQILTPGYTSDYWWIDFLSEQYGFIAANGKVLKTTDGGNNWEIIQAGDNQALFSIDAIDSLHIAAAGYGGTSYRGKNIYSSDGGYTWVNGGPLTFEAVNCIQYVNPDTGYLVMTNVSARKTTNRGQDWTTLQGITDNYELQFMKQNNIGYSAGTALNINKAESNFDVWSRIIINDNFSDVFFVNEQKGFVISSFGYSNNNGLYKSIDGGISWEIVTGAPDGVDLLFLDSLTGFIGASNSIYKTTDGGESWYPTNGTTGAGKIFFINQNTGWAIHSGTIYKTTDKGENWITQITLPADSYTSIFFVDSLNGWATSRYVWQTNDGGQNWIQRTDIPVFFSNDIYFNGLKGFIIEFLSLYKSDDSGDTWIEQINSQYIIRNFGWLSDTHGFIMGDGVYETNDSGDTWQEILGLRNVGLRKFQAQLNYLGYAIGYNGLIYSYFDTSYVPVELTSFSGTYNDNKVILHWKIVTELNNKGFEIEKSNDKRIWNQIGFMDGRGTSTEPYIYSFIDKNLGAGKYRYRLKQIDYNGMFEYSNTIEVEIGTPTKFSLEQNYPNPFNPITTIKFDLPEDGLVSMEIYDILGQRVTTLVNENMKAGRYEKVFDASKFASGVYIYKLQAGSFVNSRKMILLR encoded by the coding sequence ATGAAAAACTTTTGTTTTCTTCTGTTATCACTTCTAATTAGTCAAGTTATTTATCCGCAAGAAAATTTAAACCAATCCTTAACAGATACAACCAAGCCAACACAATATAGGCGCGGAATTGAGTTGAGTGAAAACTACATTAGCTATGAAGATAAGTATTTTGGTAAAAATCTTTCTGAAGAAAAACGAAGCAAGTTTCCATTACAAAGCACAGGCGTTTGGACAGAACTAAATCCCAAAATTCCCCGAGTTGATTACCTGGGTATTCATTTTGTAAATAAAGATACAGGCTGGGCTTGTGGAAATCTAGGAGCATTAATTAAAACAACGGACGGCGGACAAACGTGGGCAACAAAGGAAACGAACACAACAAATCCAATACTAAAAGTTAGAAGTTATGATGGACAAGTTGTATTAGCCAGCGGATTTGGAGGAATAATTCTCCGCTCAACTGATGGCGGAGAAACATTTACACAAATACTAAGCACGGTAACAGGAGATTTCTGGGGATTGCGGATGTTAAACGATACTCTTGGTTGGGCTTGCGGAACATCTAATTCACTTATTAAAACAACAGATGGTGGGCAAACCTGGCAACAAATATTAACACCCGGCTACACTTCTGATTACTGGTGGATAGATTTTCTTTCTGAACAGTATGGTTTTATTGCCGCGAATGGAAAAGTATTAAAAACAACTGATGGCGGAAATAACTGGGAAATAATACAAGCCGGAGATAACCAGGCATTATTTAGTATTGATGCAATAGACAGTCTGCATATAGCTGCTGCAGGATATGGTGGAACAAGCTATCGAGGTAAAAATATTTACAGCAGCGATGGTGGATATACCTGGGTAAATGGAGGACCTTTAACATTTGAAGCAGTCAATTGTATCCAATATGTAAACCCTGATACAGGTTACCTTGTAATGACAAATGTATCTGCAAGGAAAACAACGAATAGAGGACAGGATTGGACCACTTTACAAGGAATAACAGATAATTATGAATTACAATTTATGAAACAAAATAATATTGGTTACAGTGCGGGAACCGCGTTAAATATCAACAAAGCAGAAAGTAACTTTGATGTTTGGAGCCGAATAATAATAAACGACAATTTCTCAGATGTATTTTTTGTAAATGAACAGAAAGGATTTGTAATAAGTAGTTTTGGTTATTCTAACAATAATGGATTGTACAAAAGTATAGATGGAGGAATAAGCTGGGAAATTGTTACTGGTGCACCGGATGGAGTTGATTTATTATTTCTTGACAGTTTAACCGGATTTATAGGGGCCAGCAATTCTATATACAAAACAACAGATGGAGGAGAGAGTTGGTATCCTACGAATGGAACTACAGGAGCAGGGAAAATATTTTTTATAAATCAAAATACTGGTTGGGCAATACACAGCGGTACAATTTATAAAACTACAGATAAAGGAGAGAATTGGATTACACAGATAACGCTACCGGCAGATAGTTATACAAGTATATTTTTTGTTGACAGCTTAAACGGGTGGGCAACAAGCAGGTATGTTTGGCAAACAAATGACGGAGGGCAAAACTGGATTCAGAGAACGGATATACCTGTCTTTTTTAGTAACGATATTTATTTTAATGGTTTGAAAGGATTTATAATAGAATTTTTGTCATTATATAAATCAGACGATTCGGGTGATACTTGGATTGAGCAGATAAATTCACAATACATAATAAGGAATTTCGGCTGGCTTTCAGATACACATGGTTTTATTATGGGAGATGGGGTATATGAAACAAATGACAGCGGTGATACCTGGCAAGAAATATTAGGCTTAAGAAATGTAGGTTTAAGAAAATTTCAAGCCCAGTTAAATTATTTAGGCTATGCAATTGGTTACAATGGTTTAATATACAGCTATTTTGATACTAGTTATGTGCCCGTAGAATTAACTTCATTCAGTGGTACATACAATGATAATAAAGTAATTTTACATTGGAAGATTGTCACCGAATTGAATAATAAAGGATTTGAAATTGAAAAATCAAATGACAAAAGGATATGGAACCAGATAGGCTTTATGGATGGGAGAGGAACTTCTACTGAGCCGTATATCTATTCTTTTATTGATAAAAATTTGGGCGCTGGGAAATATCGATACAGATTAAAGCAAATAGACTACAATGGAATGTTTGAATACTCAAATACAATTGAAGTTGAAATAGGTACCCCAACAAAATTTTCTTTAGAACAAAACTACCCCAACCCTTTCAATCCAATTACAACAATAAAATTCGATCTTCCGGAAGATGGATTAGTTAGCATGGAGATATATGATATTCTTGGACAGAGAGTAACAACACTAGTTAATGAAAATATGAAAGCCGGAAGATATGAGAAGGTATTTGATGCTTCAAAGTTTGCAAGCGGCGTTTACATTTATAAATTACAGGCTGGTAGTTTTGTTAATTCTAGGAAAATGATTTTATTAAGATGA
- a CDS encoding succinate dehydrogenase/fumarate reductase iron-sulfur subunit, with protein sequence MEAKKLNLTLNIWRQKNNKSVGSFAAYKVQVSPDASFLEMLDELNNTLELKGEEAIHFESDCREGICGTCGLVINGHAHGPLPKIATCQLHMRNFKDGETIWVEPFRAKAFPVIKDLMVDRSGFDEILQAGGYVSINTGGVPDGNAIPIQKEVSSLAMDAAACIGCGACVASCKNASAMLFVSAKVSQYALLPQGQPERYMRVEKMVKVMDDLGFGSCTNTYACEAECPKGISVTNIARMNRDFMIAKVKSKEVEA encoded by the coding sequence ATGGAAGCAAAGAAATTAAACCTTACGCTTAATATCTGGAGACAGAAAAACAATAAATCTGTAGGTAGTTTTGCCGCATACAAAGTTCAGGTTTCTCCTGATGCATCTTTCCTTGAAATGCTTGATGAGTTAAATAATACTCTCGAATTAAAAGGCGAAGAAGCAATACATTTTGAAAGTGATTGCCGCGAAGGTATTTGTGGAACTTGCGGACTTGTAATTAATGGGCACGCCCACGGTCCATTACCCAAAATTGCAACTTGCCAGTTACACATGCGTAATTTTAAAGATGGTGAAACAATTTGGGTTGAACCATTCAGAGCTAAGGCTTTTCCTGTTATAAAAGATTTGATGGTTGATCGATCTGGTTTTGATGAAATACTTCAGGCTGGGGGATATGTTTCAATAAATACGGGTGGAGTTCCCGATGGAAATGCAATTCCGATCCAAAAAGAAGTTTCAAGTTTAGCAATGGATGCTGCAGCTTGTATTGGATGCGGAGCTTGTGTGGCTAGCTGCAAAAATGCAAGTGCTATGTTATTTGTTTCTGCTAAAGTTTCTCAGTACGCTTTGCTACCGCAAGGGCAGCCTGAACGATACATGAGAGTTGAGAAAATGGTAAAAGTTATGGATGATCTTGGATTTGGAAGCTGTACAAATACTTATGCTTGCGAAGCTGAATGCCCTAAAGGTATTTCTGTTACAAATATCGCCAGAATGAACAGAGACTTTATGATTGCAAAAGTAAAATCTAAAGAAGTTGAAGCTTAG